Proteins from a single region of Antechinus flavipes isolate AdamAnt ecotype Samford, QLD, Australia chromosome 2, AdamAnt_v2, whole genome shotgun sequence:
- the SLC25A25 gene encoding calcium-binding mitochondrial carrier protein SCaMC-2 isoform X7: protein MQSLRDLGVKISEQQAEKILKRIRTGHFWGPVTYMDKNGTMTIDWNEWRDYHLLHPVENVPEIILYWKHSTIFDVGENLTVPDEFTVEERQTGMWWRHLVAGGGAGAVSRTCTAPLDRLKVLMQVHASRSNNMCIVGGFTQMIREGGAKSLWRGNGINVIKIAPESAIKFMAYEQIKRLVGSDQETLRIHERLVAGSLAGAIAQSSIYPMEVLKTRMALRKTGQYSGMLDCAKKILSKEGMTAFYKGYIPNMLGIIPYAGIDLAVYETLKNTWLQRYAVNSADPGVFVLLACGTISSTCGQLASYPLALVRTRMQAQATIEGAPEVTMSSLFKQILRTEGAFGLYRGLAPNFMKVIPAVSISYVVYENLKITLGVQSR from the exons AATACGAACGGGCCATTTCTGGGGCCCTGTCACCTA CATGGATAAAAATGGAACTATGACAATTGATTGGAATGAATGGAGAGATTATCATCTTTTACATCCAGTTGAAAATGTTCCTGAGATCATTCTGTACTGGAAGCATTCCACG ATCTTTGATGTGGGAGAAAACCTAACTGTCCCTGATGAATTCACAGTAGAAGAAAGGCAGACAGGGATGTGGTGGAGACATCTTGTAGctggaggaggagcaggagccGTATCCAGGACTTGCACGGCCCCCCTGGATCGGCTGAAGGTACTCATGCAG GTCCATGCTTCCCGAAGCAATAACATGTGTATTGTTGGAGGATTCACACAGATGATCCGAGAAGGAGGGGCCAAATCTCTTTGGCGAGGCAATGGCATTAATGTCATAAAAATTGCCCCAGAATCAGCTATTAAATTTATGGCCTATGAGCAG aTCAAGCGTCTTGTTGGTAGTGATCAAGAAACACTGAGGATTCATGAGAGGCTGGTGGCAGGCTCTCTGGCAGGAGCCATTGCCCAGAGTAGCATCTATCCTATGGAA GTTCTAAAGACAAGGATGGCGTTACGGAAAACAGGGCAGTATTCGGGCATGTTGGATTGTGCCAAGAAGATCCTGTCCAAGGAGGGAATGACAGCTTTCTACAAAGGCTATATCCCCAATATGCTTGGAATTATTCCTTATGCAGGAATAGATCTTGCTGTCTATGAG acaCTAAAAAATACCTGGTTACAACGTTATGCAGTCAACAGTGCAGACCCGGGAGTGTTTGTCCTCTTAGCTTGTGGCACAATATCTAGTACTTGTGGACAACTGGCCAGTTACCCTCTGGCTCTTGTGAGAACTCGGATGCAAGCCCAGG CTACAATTGAGGGAGCACCAGAAGTGACCATGAGCAGCCTCTTCAAACAAATCCTTCGGACAGAAGGAGCATTTGGCCTGTACAGAGGCTTGGCCCCCAACTTCATGAAGGTGATCCCAGCTGTAAGCATCAGTTATGTGGTATATGAGAACCTGAAGATCACCTTAGGGGTCCAGTCTCGGTGA